The uncultured Sphaerochaeta sp. genome includes a window with the following:
- a CDS encoding EAL domain-containing protein, which produces MNEVGHSGPNKERMLSINNLPGGVGVYELGDEIRATYLSRGLSKLLAYSPKEFHNYNELDLLDSVHERERKRIKAVFQKLKSSHKELDVSFRLQRKEDRFIRLLGRYSRHHGQFPVYYLVASDVSEAHQNAFALERQNTRLQFAFSHSTLEMWEYYLDEDRLVALSRTVLGGHAPLEIYNPTAFLLEEGYIHPDFSVTLNYDFAQLQTGNEPDSILSVRSAAGSFRWLRLSYAFLSDGEQEHRRAIGIFQDVHDEIAMRLQALGQDKAFFGGFNLDSGKPVLADNRVWKMMNGCDDFYTMYDSVLQEAIQKEYLPVFHEIDTSEKLKLFVEAGNKELTIEAKMIHPFHREDGYRWVRFHFNVSVANNTTIGYIAIKDIEASKVQEQALEKRAHSDSLTGVYNRFSLEELVSRYLRDGGNSVFFLIDIDRFKLINDTYGHDLGDRVLKRIALLMRTVFPQGTIIGRLGGDEFVAYVPHFTEALLHAGDEFCCLVAEDRTLGILITCSLGYCLSPEDGTTFNELYQHADLALYHSKNHGRNQCTHYVSEMGMHKTLCWTNHEWMLDNLPDTVYLSDMQSYDLLFLNKAGREAHSPDTRYIGKKCYEVIFHRDQVCEHCRFQSLSYDTYSFWEQTDESCSVWLCKEKLILFNDKPAKLAILVDQLKQAKQIAEKSVTQTTKLHLSRSSYFKLLQRGDSSWDYDVNYDVLTLFVFIDGQPYVEQVHGFLGRNAGVKAMLAEDRITFRKALRERISNPEGRPIQVRLTVSSGSFIPVLFSYYYMDHRIGGNVVRFSPSGYISPESPLKEILQNFSVALLHLACERDTVTLLLANRKFHELFNSEEATLEKDPLGWLLPSERNNVLSRIRSLQENHIRGETFMVVGHDNRYFSLTCQLGTCYGYVQMVTFTLQDVSREHKLQQLNKRILPYIEQSREGIAVFSLESYSLELQYANETLAALLGYEREDLFAQLKSNAMQLFYPEDRTLLLRHVERQSMTSITSEPFNLRLVKNDGDIIWCRITFRQMGIQGRGEPFSLLIEDLSESMHDEKVLQQVQEQLSFALNHNLVTGLYTRQRFYEACREFLDSHTNTSFVMVYWNIERFSILNELLGFDRGNQVLQLVARSLRDFIKDHGVYGHVGADHFAACIPNKMSSAIKLKQAIDIEHIGQDIGLHLSMVFGMYEIEDPSQDIPSLLDKAHSASKISRFRNREGYAFYEPSIRSETFNEQDVLNEMQGALDEGQFTFFLQPIYNIQGMRIHSAEALSRWVHPTRGVIPPKQFIPVFEKYGFITALDMSVLSSVCAFIAEHSIDIPISINLSRIDVNNKNIVKLILQTTESYAVDHSYIQFEITESAYIDNPVQMSELVSELKSHGFKILMDDFGSGYSSLHMLSTLPMDIIKVDRSFIYEIGENNRSKAVLSSIIQMGKELGMDMVVEGVENEKHHEFLSEAGALFGQGYFYQRPMEKEAFLKLLIHG; this is translated from the coding sequence ATGAACGAGGTTGGGCACAGCGGCCCTAATAAAGAGCGAATGCTTTCTATCAACAACCTTCCCGGTGGAGTGGGGGTATATGAGCTCGGCGACGAGATACGTGCAACCTATCTCAGCAGAGGGCTGTCCAAACTACTCGCATACTCTCCAAAAGAGTTTCACAACTACAATGAACTGGATTTATTGGACTCCGTACATGAGAGAGAGCGAAAACGCATCAAGGCAGTTTTCCAGAAACTGAAAAGCAGTCACAAGGAATTGGATGTATCCTTTCGATTACAGCGTAAGGAAGATCGTTTCATCAGACTGCTTGGAAGGTACAGCCGTCACCATGGTCAATTCCCAGTTTATTACCTGGTGGCAAGTGATGTTTCAGAAGCTCACCAAAATGCCTTTGCATTGGAAAGACAGAATACCAGGCTCCAGTTTGCATTTTCTCACTCTACCTTGGAAATGTGGGAGTATTATCTTGATGAAGATCGTCTTGTTGCGTTGTCAAGAACGGTTCTTGGTGGCCATGCTCCCCTTGAGATTTACAACCCTACTGCATTCTTGCTTGAAGAAGGGTATATCCATCCTGACTTCTCAGTGACTCTTAACTATGATTTTGCACAATTGCAAACTGGCAATGAACCAGATTCAATCCTTTCAGTCCGTAGTGCAGCAGGCTCATTCAGATGGCTGAGATTGAGTTATGCTTTTCTCTCAGATGGAGAACAGGAACATCGCAGAGCGATTGGAATTTTTCAAGATGTCCATGATGAGATTGCCATGCGCCTGCAAGCATTAGGACAGGATAAAGCCTTTTTTGGAGGGTTTAATCTTGATTCTGGGAAACCGGTACTTGCAGACAACCGTGTTTGGAAGATGATGAATGGTTGTGATGATTTCTACACCATGTACGATTCAGTCCTGCAAGAAGCAATTCAAAAAGAATATCTGCCTGTATTCCATGAAATTGACACCAGTGAGAAGCTAAAGCTTTTTGTGGAGGCCGGGAATAAAGAACTCACCATAGAAGCAAAAATGATACACCCTTTCCACAGGGAGGATGGGTATCGTTGGGTTAGGTTTCATTTCAATGTTTCTGTTGCCAACAATACTACCATTGGATATATCGCGATCAAGGACATTGAGGCAAGCAAGGTTCAGGAGCAGGCCTTGGAGAAGCGGGCACACAGTGACAGCCTTACCGGTGTATATAACCGATTTTCACTTGAAGAACTCGTAAGTCGGTATCTAAGGGATGGTGGGAACAGCGTTTTTTTCCTGATCGATATCGATCGATTTAAATTGATAAACGATACCTATGGTCATGACCTCGGGGATCGTGTGCTTAAGCGAATTGCTCTCCTGATGAGAACGGTGTTTCCGCAGGGAACGATTATTGGCAGGCTTGGAGGAGATGAGTTTGTTGCATATGTCCCGCATTTTACAGAAGCACTTCTACATGCCGGAGATGAGTTCTGCTGTCTTGTTGCCGAGGACAGGACGCTTGGGATTCTCATTACCTGTTCCCTTGGCTACTGCCTAAGCCCTGAGGATGGAACTACATTCAACGAACTGTATCAACATGCAGACCTTGCCTTGTACCATTCAAAAAATCATGGACGAAACCAGTGTACCCACTATGTCTCTGAAATGGGGATGCATAAGACACTCTGTTGGACCAATCATGAGTGGATGTTGGACAATCTCCCTGACACGGTCTACTTGAGCGATATGCAGAGCTATGATCTACTCTTTTTGAACAAAGCTGGCAGAGAGGCTCATTCTCCTGATACGAGATATATCGGCAAAAAATGTTATGAGGTAATTTTTCATAGGGACCAAGTATGTGAACACTGTCGTTTCCAATCTCTCAGCTATGATACCTACAGTTTTTGGGAACAAACTGATGAGTCTTGTAGTGTATGGCTCTGCAAGGAGAAACTGATACTGTTCAACGATAAGCCTGCAAAACTTGCCATTTTGGTAGACCAATTGAAACAGGCCAAGCAAATTGCAGAGAAATCGGTCACACAAACGACAAAATTACATCTATCCAGGTCCAGCTATTTCAAGTTATTGCAAAGAGGTGACTCCTCCTGGGATTATGATGTCAATTATGATGTACTGACACTCTTTGTGTTTATCGATGGGCAACCATATGTAGAACAGGTGCATGGTTTTCTTGGACGTAATGCAGGTGTCAAAGCAATGCTTGCAGAGGATCGGATTACTTTTCGTAAAGCACTGAGAGAACGGATAAGTAATCCGGAAGGAAGGCCTATACAGGTTCGCCTTACAGTTTCATCAGGTTCTTTCATTCCTGTATTATTCTCTTACTACTACATGGACCATCGTATTGGTGGAAATGTTGTTCGTTTTTCACCTTCTGGTTATATTTCCCCAGAAAGTCCTCTCAAGGAGATTCTGCAGAATTTCTCCGTTGCTCTGCTCCATCTTGCTTGCGAGCGTGATACGGTCACCTTACTTCTGGCGAATAGAAAATTCCATGAGCTGTTCAATAGTGAGGAAGCGACACTGGAGAAAGACCCTCTTGGATGGCTCTTGCCTTCAGAAAGGAACAATGTACTCTCACGTATAAGAAGTTTGCAGGAAAATCACATTCGGGGAGAGACGTTCATGGTGGTTGGCCATGACAACCGATACTTCTCGCTCACCTGTCAACTTGGAACCTGTTACGGTTATGTCCAGATGGTTACCTTTACCCTTCAGGATGTCAGTCGTGAACATAAATTGCAGCAACTGAACAAGCGTATACTTCCTTATATCGAGCAGAGTAGGGAAGGTATTGCTGTTTTCTCCCTGGAGTCGTATTCCCTGGAGTTGCAGTATGCAAATGAGACCCTTGCAGCTCTCCTGGGGTATGAACGTGAGGATTTATTTGCGCAACTCAAGAGCAATGCAATGCAACTCTTCTATCCTGAGGATAGAACCCTGCTACTGCGCCATGTGGAAAGACAAAGTATGACAAGCATCACATCCGAACCTTTCAATCTCCGACTTGTAAAGAATGATGGTGATATCATCTGGTGCAGGATTACGTTCCGCCAGATGGGGATTCAAGGGAGAGGTGAACCTTTCAGCTTGCTTATTGAAGATCTCTCTGAATCGATGCATGATGAGAAGGTTCTGCAACAAGTACAGGAACAACTCTCATTTGCCTTGAACCATAACCTGGTAACAGGTTTATATACTCGTCAGAGATTTTATGAGGCTTGTCGTGAATTCCTTGATAGCCATACCAATACATCCTTTGTAATGGTGTACTGGAACATTGAACGCTTCTCAATCTTGAATGAGTTGCTTGGATTTGATCGTGGGAACCAGGTTCTACAGCTTGTTGCTCGATCACTTAGGGATTTCATCAAGGACCATGGTGTGTATGGACATGTTGGGGCAGACCATTTTGCTGCTTGCATACCAAATAAGATGAGCAGCGCAATCAAACTGAAACAAGCCATAGACATTGAACATATCGGACAGGATATCGGATTACATCTTTCGATGGTATTCGGTATGTATGAGATTGAAGATCCCAGTCAAGATATTCCCTCCCTGCTGGATAAGGCGCACAGTGCTTCCAAGATTTCGCGTTTTCGCAATCGGGAAGGATATGCCTTTTATGAACCTTCCATCCGGAGTGAAACGTTCAATGAACAGGATGTTCTCAACGAAATGCAAGGCGCATTGGATGAAGGGCAGTTCACATTCTTCCTACAGCCCATTTATAATATCCAGGGAATGCGCATACATTCAGCAGAGGCACTATCTCGCTGGGTGCATCCGACAAGAGGGGTAATTCCGCCAAAACAATTCATTCCCGTTTTCGAGAAATATGGTTTTATTACTGCACTGGATATGTCAGTTCTCTCCAGTGTATGTGCATTCATAGCTGAGCATTCAATAGATATTCCTATTTCCATCAACCTAAGCAGGATTGATGTAAACAACAAGAATATCGTGAAGCTTATCCTGCAAACCACAGAATCATATGCTGTAGACCACTCGTACATCCAGTTTGAGATTACCGAGAGTGCCTACATAGACAATCCTGTGCAGATGTCTGAATTGGTCAGTGAGCTGAAAAGTCATGGTTTCAAGATCCTGATGGATGACTTCGGCAGTGGTTACTCCTCTCTGCACATGCTCTCCACACTGCCGATGGATATCATCAAGGTTGACCGTTCCTTCATCTATGAGATTGGAGAGAATAATCGCTCTAAAGCAGTACTCTCTTCCATCATACAGATGGGAAAAGAACTCGGGATGGATATGGTGGTGGAGGGAGTGGAGAATGAGAAACATCATGAGTTCCTGAGTGAAGCTGGAGCTCTTTTTGGGCAAGGATACTTCTATCAGCGACCTATGGAGAAAGAAGCTTTCCTTAAGTTGCTCATACATGGTTGA